A genomic window from bacterium includes:
- a CDS encoding T9SS type A sorting domain-containing protein: MKKFPVVVVLGIGLILLCGPAAAIEVIGATPGNGGDSLETTFHFDANNVDFQMTRPDGTPLTQADVPLVYGTNIRIFNGGVDHVSQLGLQVQGADLSGENWTNAAFPMQGKAAIDPALGRFKFSTAAFWQGVGLIDAGRKDTDIPQIAMNESGKAFCVFRQSDGANDRTYANEYTLGAGWQSAGLIDAGAGNDASHPQIAMNESGKAFCVFRQNLVSDYRIYANAYVPGAGWYGADLIDTGAGNLAFNPQIAMNESGKAFCVFRRSIATAHRIYTNEYVPGAGWYGAVTIDAGEGNAAYAPQIAMNESGKAFCVFRQNLVSDYRIYANAYVPGAGWYGADLIDTGAGNLAFNPQIAMNESGKAFCVFRRSIATAHRIYTNEYVPGAGWYGAVTIDAGEGNAAYAPQIAMNESGKAFCVFRQNLVSDYRIYANAYVPGAGWYGAVTISADTGNHAYDPQIAINDSGKAFCVFRSDNRIYANEYIPGAGWYGAVTIDAGALNNAYEPQIAINDSGKAFCVFRQIYNGDNRIYANEYVSGAGWQGAGLIDAGALNDAYEPQIAINDSGKAFCVFRQQHNSDIRIYASEYVPGSGWQGAGLIDAGALNDAYEPQIAINEGGKAFCVFRQQHNGDHRIYANNYLGETPYGSVQVNYYKLSAPVPTPSESKVEITNRKIEPLQGGKVSLQLALAQAGKTSIKIYTLQGRLVKTLSNEYLAAGNYTFDWAALNNGGDLIASGVYIIRVQAPGVDETQKVVVIK, from the coding sequence ATGAAGAAATTTCCAGTAGTTGTTGTTTTGGGAATAGGGTTGATCCTTTTGTGTGGTCCGGCAGCGGCAATCGAAGTCATTGGCGCGACGCCGGGCAATGGCGGGGACAGCTTGGAGACCACCTTCCATTTTGACGCCAACAACGTGGATTTCCAGATGACCCGGCCGGATGGAACTCCGCTTACACAGGCAGACGTTCCATTGGTGTATGGGACAAACATTAGGATATTTAATGGTGGTGTTGATCATGTCTCTCAGCTGGGACTGCAAGTTCAAGGCGCGGATTTGTCCGGTGAGAACTGGACCAATGCGGCCTTTCCTATGCAAGGTAAAGCGGCTATTGATCCGGCTTTAGGACGTTTTAAATTTTCAACTGCTGCTTTTTGGCAAGGCGTGGGCTTGATTGACGCGGGCCGGAAAGATACCGATATTCCTCAAATCGCGATGAATGAGAGCGGGAAAGCGTTTTGTGTATTTCGTCAAAGTGACGGGGCCAATGACCGTACTTACGCGAATGAATATACACTTGGCGCGGGCTGGCAAAGCGCGGGCTTGATTGACGCGGGCGCGGGGAATGATGCCTCTCACCCTCAAATCGCGATGAATGAGAGCGGGAAAGCGTTTTGCGTGTTTCGCCAAAATTTAGTGAGCGACTACCGTATTTACGCGAATGCCTATGTACCGGGAGCGGGCTGGTATGGCGCGGACTTGATTGACACGGGTGCGGGGAATCTTGCTTTTAACCCTCAAATTGCGATGAATGAAAGCGGGAAAGCGTTTTGCGTGTTCCGTAGAAGTATCGCGACCGCCCACCGTATTTATACGAATGAATATGTACCGGGAGCGGGCTGGTATGGCGCCGTCACCATAGATGCAGGCGAGGGGAATGCTGCCTATGCTCCTCAAATCGCGATGAATGAGAGCGGGAAAGCGTTTTGCGTGTTTCGCCAAAATTTAGTGAGCGACTACCGTATTTACGCGAATGCCTATGTACCGGGAGCGGGCTGGTATGGCGCGGACTTGATTGACACGGGTGCGGGGAATCTTGCTTTTAACCCTCAAATTGCGATGAATGAAAGCGGGAAAGCGTTTTGCGTGTTCCGTAGAAGTATCGCGACCGCCCACCGTATTTATACGAATGAATATGTACCGGGAGCGGGCTGGTATGGCGCCGTCACCATAGATGCAGGCGAGGGGAATGCTGCCTATGCTCCTCAAATCGCGATGAATGAGAGCGGGAAAGCGTTTTGCGTGTTTCGCCAAAATTTAGTGAGCGACTACCGTATTTACGCGAATGCCTATGTACCGGGAGCGGGCTGGTATGGCGCAGTCACCATAAGTGCAGATACGGGGAATCATGCGTATGATCCTCAAATCGCGATCAATGACAGTGGGAAAGCATTTTGCGTGTTTAGGAGCGACAACCGTATTTATGCGAATGAATATATACCAGGTGCGGGCTGGTATGGCGCAGTCACCATAGATGCAGGCGCGTTGAATAATGCCTATGAACCTCAAATCGCGATCAATGACAGTGGGAAAGCATTTTGCGTGTTCCGTCAAATATACAACGGCGACAACCGTATTTACGCGAATGAATATGTGTCTGGCGCGGGCTGGCAAGGCGCGGGCTTGATTGACGCGGGCGCGTTGAATGATGCCTATGAACCTCAAATCGCGATCAATGACAGTGGGAAAGCATTTTGCGTGTTCCGTCAACAACACAATAGCGATATCCGTATTTATGCGAGTGAATATGTGCCGGGCTCAGGCTGGCAAGGCGCAGGATTGATTGACGCGGGCGCGTTGAATGATGCCTATGAACCTCAAATCGCGATTAATGAAGGTGGGAAGGCGTTTTGCGTATTCCGTCAACAACACAATGGCGACCACCGTATTTATGCTAATAATTATCTAGGCGAAACTCCTTATGGATCAGTACAAGTTAATTATTATAAGCTGTCTGCGCCTGTGCCCACGCCTTCGGAAAGTAAAGTCGAAATCACCAACCGGAAAATTGAACCCTTGCAGGGCGGGAAAGTTTCCCTGCAACTCGCTTTGGCACAAGCGGGTAAGACCTCGATCAAGATTTATACG